GGTAGTTCTTCCGGAGGTCGGAAATCGATCACGTGAAACTGGCCTCGCCCTCGGGTAAATTTTCCCTGATGAAGGAACTGAGTTCCCGGGTGGTCCGGGGAAGGACAGGGCCACTGGATACCTCCTTTGTCCAGTCGCTCATGGCTCATTCCTGCGAAGGAAGGAGCCAGGCTCGCCAGCTCATCGAAGATTTGCGAAGGCGATTCATAATCCATGGAAAGACCAAGCCGCTTGCCTAATTCGCAGATGATCTTCCAGTCAGCCATGGAACCTTCCGGGTTTTCTACAGCTTTGCGTACCCGCTGAAATTTACGTTCCGTATTACTGAAAGTGCCTTCCTTTTCGGCCCAGCAGGCTCCGGGAAAGACAACATGGGCCAATTGGGCCGTCTCGGTAAGGAAGATGTCCTGAACGATCAAGAATTCCGCTGACTTCAGTGCATGAGTCACGTGATGAGTGTTCGGGTCGCTCAATACCGAATTTTCCCCCAATATGTACAAGCATTTGAGCGAGCCATCAATCAGGCGGTCCATCATGTCCGGAATCGTGTATCCGACCCGATTAGACAGCTTTGCCTGCCAAGCCTGCTCGAATTTTTGCCTTACCGCATCATCCGTGACTACTTGATACCCGTGGTACACATTGGGAAGTCCGCCCATATCACAGGCGCCTTGAACGTTATTCTGGCCCCGCATGGGATTCACGCCGGTGGACACCCTACCGATCTGGCCGGTCAACATCGCGAGATTGGCCAGGGTTTTGACATTATCGACTCCGTGGGAGTGTTCCGTGATTCCCAGGGTATAGCAAATAGAAGACCGCTCCGCCGTGGCGTACATTTCGGCTATACGCATGATATCTTCAGGAGGAACTCCGCAGATTTCAGATGCCTTTTCAGGGGTATATTTTTTCAGATGCTCCTGAAGCTCGGCAAAGCCTTCGGTTCGTTCCTCGACGAAAGATGGGTTGTGCCAATTGTTGGCAAGAATGGCATGCATTACACCATTGAATAAGGCTACATCCGTGCCAAAATTCAGGCGAACATGCATATCCGCCTGGAGCGACATCTGAATTTTGCGCGGATCCACAACGATGAGCTTGGCGCCTTTCAGCTTGGCTCGGTACATGCGATGCGATATCAACGGGTGAGCTTCCGTGGTATTTGAACCCACGACCAGGAGACAGTCCGTGTCTTCGATCTCAGGGATCGAGTTCGTCATTGCTCCACTTCCGAAAGCGGCGGCAAGACCTGCCACCGTGGGAGCGTGTCAGAGACGTGCGCAATGATCGATGTTGTTCGTACCGAATCCAGCCCTGCAGAATTTTTGCAGCACGTAATTGTCTTCATTGGTGCAACGGGCTGAAGCGAAAAAACCTATACTATCGCCACCGTAAGTTTCTTTGATCTCTTTGAGGCGTGATACCGTGAAATCAAAAGCCTCTTCCCACGAGGCCTCTTCCAGCTTCCCATTCTTCCGAATCAATGGCGTTGTCAGCCTGTCCGGGCTGTGGACAAACTGATGCGCATTCCATCCCTTGATGCAAAGCTTGCCCTGATTCATAGGAGCCGTCTTGACAGGTGTGGTCCCGATGAGGCGGCCGTCCATGACCTCCAGAAGCATCTGACAGCCGCAGCCACAATAAGGACACGTGGTTTGTACAAATCGATAATCCATTCTCACATTCTCCAACTCTGACGCTTTAGTGCAGGGTCTTCATTCACTTATGTCTCGTTTGACATAAGTTATCGCAAACGTCTCCCTTCCAGTCAACGAAAAGAAACATCGTTCCGTTATTTTGCCGAACTCAAATTGTAGAACCAAGGCGCAATAACATTCTCTCCTTGGGCAAATCTTACGAAAAACTTATACCGATTCGCTTTTGTTTTTATAATCTGGCAGGCTTGAGGTATCCTTCGCTCCGGACGACGCAAGGCCGTCTAATCACTCCGCTCAGAACACCTCAGCCTTCGCCATCTTATATGCATGATTGCGAAATGGTATTACATCATGCGGGACGCTTCCGCTTCACGTTCCGCCGCCGTGAATACTCGTTCTTGGGAAAAAGTTTCCTGAATTTCGCATTTGCGTAACGATTACACACGCGATGAAGTTCAGCATATCTTCTCAGCAATTTCTCTCCTTCAGAAGTCAGCGTGGTTCCTTTGTTGCTCGTCTCGACGAGTTTGATGCCGGATTGAGTCTCGGCATCTTTCACTCTCGCCCAGACTCGCCTGAATGGCTGGCCCACTTTGAGAGCGGCTTTGCTGATGGAACCTGTTTCACTTATGGCTTTCAGGATTTTGAATCGACCTTCGCCGATCACGGTCTCGCCGATGGTGTTCTCGATCCAAACTTTCGATTTCACCTTGAGATTCATGGTACAATGATCCATGTATTATTTTTTCAACGTGAAAGAGGAAAGGGAAATCCATAGGTGCAATTCTGGATACGAAGCGGCCGTTCATTCCATCAATTCGGACTGAACGGCCGTCTTTCGTAAAAGGCAGCTCGGGTTATTTACCCGCTGCGTACTGGTAGTACTTCTTCGGATCCTCTTTCACAACGTAGATGACCCGAACATCATCTACGTTCAGGGCCTGAGCTTGAGGAAAATCCTTCTTGAGCTCCTGAACCCTCTTTTTTGCCATGTCCACGATCTTGTCGCGTTCTCCGAAAACCATAGTTCCTGTAGGACACGATTTGACGCAGGCCGGTATCTGATTGTTCGAGATCCGGTCAAAGCACATCGTGCACTTGAAGAGCTGCTTGTTTTTGGGATCTTGCCGAGGAATGTTGTAGGGACATCCCTCCAAGGTGGCTTTAAAATCCAGATCTTTGGTATTGGGCGTGAAGATAACAGCCCCTGTTTTTTCGTCCTGAACTATTTCATCTTTTTCCACCGCTGCCATACAGCCCGGAGACAGGCAATGTCGGCACTGGTCCGTAAAGAAATGCCAGTACACTTTGCCATTCCCGTTTACGCCGTCGGCAAACCTCACGACTTTCCAGGTCTCGGCAGAAAGGTCTTTGGGGTTCTGATAGCTACCCCAGTTCGTGGTCTTTGTAGCAGGCAATTGATTCCATTGCTTGCAGGCTACCTGACAGCCTCGGCACGCAGTGCATTTGGAGGTGTCAACGAGTATCGAATATCCATTTGACATAGTTTACACCTCCTCATACTTTCTTCACATTGACCATGAACGCCTTATATTCAGGGCACATGGTGTTGGCATCTCCCACTGCTGGTGTCAGGAGATTGGTCGCATAGTTCTTGTCGGTTTTTGGCATAAGCCACCCGAAACAGTAGGGCATTGCCACCTGATGGATGGTCTTACCGGCGATTTTGAAAGGCCTGATGCGTGGGGTCACCATGGCAACACATTCCACTTCACCTCTGATTGAAGCCACCTTCACTCGATCACCGTTCTTGATTCCGATTTCGCCAGCCAGTTGAGGGCTTATTTCCACGTACAGCTCGGGCTGCATCTCCAGGAGCCAGGGTTGCCATCGAGTAAAGGAACCCGAGCACCAGTGCTCAGTGATACCATTGGTGCTGCACACGTAGGGGAAGTTGGGATCGGCCGAAGCAACCTTATCCATGTCGCTCTTGAAGATCTTGATTGCAGGATTGCTCACCTGCGCAGACATGGGGTTTTTCCCCAGCGGGTTCTCGTACGGTTCATAGTGCTCTGGAAAAGGACCGTCCGCCATACCGGGCCCGAACAAAGAAGAGACTCCATCCGGCTTCATGATGAAGGGGAGTTTGCCCTTTTCTTTGTCGCTCATGGGAGGCCATGGGCCATCAGGAACGTCGCCAACCCATTTGCCGCCTTCCCATTTCACCACGACCCTCTTGGGATTCCACGGTTGGCCGCTGGGGTCGCAGGATGCGCGGTTATAAAGGATTCTGCGGTTCACGGGCCAGCACCATGCCCAATTGGGATAGAGGCCCAGGCCGGTGGGATCTTCCGTTCCTCTGCGGGCCATCATGTTTCCCGCATTGGTGTAGCTTGCGCAATAGAGCCAATTTCCGCATGAAGTGCTGCCGTCGGCCTGCAGTAACCCGAAGGTGGGAACAAGATCGCCCTTCTTGAAGTTGAGGTCTTTCCCCGTGGGATCTTTGAGCGTCACATCCTTCACGAAATAGCCGTTGGTCTCCTTGGCTGTCTTGTGGGGATCGAACCTGCCCTTGTCGTCTCCATAGTCCCAATGCAAGTTCAAAATCGGCTCAGGACACTTGCCCCCTTCCTTCTTGTAAAGCTCTTTCAGTTTCCGGACCAGGCGATATACCATTTCGCCGTCGGGCATTGCTTCGCCCGCAGGCTCAACAGCCTTGTAGCGCCACTGGGCAACTCGTCCGCTGTTGCTGAGGCTCCCCTCTCTCTCTACCGAACAGGCAGCGGGCAAGAGAAACACCTCGGTTTTGATCTTCTTGGGATCCAATCCCGGGCCGTGCCAGAAGGATGCAGTCTCATTGTTGAAGATGTTGGCATGGACGAGCCAGTCGAGGTTGCTCAGGGCTTTTACCACTTTATTGACATTGGGATGGCTCCCTGCAGGGTTTTGGCTCCATATGAACATGCCATTGATCTTACCCGAGTACATCACGTCGCACATGTCAAGCCACGAATACGTCTTGCCGTCGTCTGCTTTGGGCAGCCAGGCATAGCCGAAGTCGTTTTCCTTGGTGGCCTTGTCGCCGAAGAACGTTTTGAGCAAGCTCACCGTGTACTTGGGGGTATTTTGCCACCAGTTCGCGGATTGGGGCTCACCCGTCTTGGGCGTGTACGCTTTCAGATATGCTTCCAGGGTTTGCTGAGACCCTCTGGGAACCTTCAGGTATCCCGGAAGGATATGGAACAACAGACATCCGTCCGTTGACCCCTGAACGTTCGGTTGCCCGCGAAGGGCGTTGATGCCTCCACCCGCTATTCCAATGTTGCCCAGGAGCAACTGGACGATGGCGCTTGTGCGGATGATCTGCGCCCCAATCGTGTGGTGGGTCCAACCCAAAGCGTACAGGACGCTGCCGGCTTTGTCTCGAGTCCCTGTGGAAGAATACATCTCGTATACTTTCAGCAAATCTTCCACGGGAGTACCCGTAATCTCGGATACCTTTTCAGGCGTGTATCTGGAATAGTGCTTTTTAAGAAGTTGAAACACGCACCGCGGATTCTGCAAAGTCGGGTCTTTTTCGGCGACCCCTTTGTCGTCCCGTTTAAGGGCCCAGTTAGAAGCGTCGTATTTCCCGGTCTCTTTGTTGTATCCGGAAAATAGACCATCGTTGAAATCGAACTTGTCCCCAACAATGTGCGATGCGTTCGTGTAGTTTTCGACGTACTCTTTGAAATACTTATTTTTTTCCAGAATGTAGTTGATCATGCCGCCGAGGAAGGCTATGTCGGTTCCGGAACGTAAGGCGGCATAATAGTCGGAAATGGCCGATGTTCTCGTGTACCGGGGATCAACGGATATTACTTTGGCACCGTGCTCTTTGGCCTTCATCACCCATCTCATGCTGATGGGGTGGTTTTCGGCAGCATTGCTGCCCATGATGAGGAGGCAATCACTGTTTTCCAGATCCACCCAGTGATTGGTCATTGCGCCGCGCCCGAACGACTCTCCCAGAGCCGCAACAGTCGGACTGTGTCAGACTCGGGCCTGGTGGTCGATGTAAACCAGGCCCAGTGCCCTGACCATTAAATTGAGAACCGCAACTTCTTCGTTGTCGATGTTCGAGCTGCCCAGGTGCGCTATGTTCTCCACGCGATTCACTACCTGGCCTTTGTCGTTCTTTTCTATGAAACCCGCGTCACGAGTCTTCTTCGCACGCTTGGCGATTTCGGCGATTGCCCAGTCCCAGCTTTTCTCTTGCCATTTGTCGCTGTACGGGGCGCGATAGAGCACCTTGGTAAGGCGGTTGGGATTGGCAGCAGTTGTTTGATACACCGATGCGCCTTTTGCGCAGAGTGAGCCCCCGTTAACGGGATGATCGGGATCACCCTCGATGTTGATGATCTTTCCGGCTTTCGTGTCAGTGCTTACGATCAGACCGCACCCCACAGAGCAGTACGGACAGATCGATGTGGTGCGTTTTGCTGTCTTCATCTTGTCGATCTTGAGCTCTTTCGCATATGCGTTCGTCGCTCCAAGATCGAGCCCCAAAGATGAGAGCGCCGCACCGGCTCCCAACGCGCCGGATATAACAAGGAACTCCCGGCGAGTCACATCCATCATTGGCCTCCTTCCGTCTAATGTCTGTTGCGTCAAATCTCCCGAATCTTCAAAAGCGTAACTTGAAGATCGGAAGCCGTTTCCTCCTCTTCGAATGAAGGTGCACCCTCGCATCGTTTCCCGAATGTGCGTAAACCAGAATACATCTCAACCGGAGAGCAGAAGTGTTGTGTCGGAAATGACATAACTAGCCTATGTCATGAATGACATAGCAGTGCAAATTTGTCAACATATCATTTTTGCTAGAGTTTTATGTTGCTGAAATATAGAATGTTTGTTTGAGAGCAGTGGAGATTTAGCTATGACTGATTTTGCATAGGCTTTATGCAGACTCGCTTTCTTTTTCATAATCTGAGAGGCTGAAGGTATCCTTCGCTCCGGACGACGCAAAGCCGTCTAATCATTCCGCTCAGGACACCCCAGCCTTCGCTATGTTATATGCGAGGGGATGCGTTCACAGGCGACGAGTAAAAAATCTCTGTGCCTGAAGAAAGCCTTACGATCAATACATGTATGGTGGATTTCTGGGCTTACCGATATTCTCCCAGGTAAGTCCGAGTCTATCACGAAAGAAGGGACCCAAGCGCTCGAACAAACGCCTCCAATGGCTCTTTCCCTGAAGGAGCCCCTCAAAAATATCGGTAACATGCTCCGGCAGGTTGGCCAGCTCGTCTTTTGGCAAGAAGGAGATAGCGCCGAGACTCATCGCTTTGTTCACACTCTCGGCAGTAATGGAGTGAGCTGTAAGCATTGCCGCGGGCAATTGTTTTTCCGTGCAGTGTTCCAGTAAATCGAATCCCTTTACCCCCATGATGTCAAGGAGGGCCAAATCAAAGGTTTTCTCGAAGAGTAACTCTTTGGCCTCGTCATAGCCTCCTGCTGTCGTGACTTCACATGTCTCAAGCTGTTCCCGAACCATTTCAAGCACATCGGGCTCGTCGTCCACAGCAAGAATTCTTTTGCCTCTCAATATCTCACTGGTCATTATTTCACTTTCTCGTTCAGTATTGAGGAACTGGATTCTCCGGGAATCTTCACAGTGAAACCGGGCATCATGTTTTGCCGAAATCTTTTTTCCATTTCAATCATTATTTCGCCGAACTCAATTGCATGGAGCCTCATGGCCTCTGCTGCTTCATCCGGTTTTCCTGCGAGCACGGCTTCGACGATTGGCCTGTGCATACCAGCCGGATGCAGTGATTCCGAACTTTGATGCACTGTTGCGACAACCTGGCGAGTAACCCTCATGAGAGACTTCACAAGGGCTTCGATAAAACGGTTACCGCAGATCTCCACCAGAATGGTATGTACCGTGGTTTTGGTCTCTAAATCGTCAAACAGGGTTCTTACAGGCTTTTCCTCGTCTTCCAGAGCAGCGATCAGCATCTTGGAATATTCCGGAGTAATCTTCATCGCTGCAACACGGGCCACTTCCGGTTCTATGATCTGTCGTGCCTGGCATAATTCGGGCATGGAGATTTTGTCCACAAGGAATAAATCGAGAAATGCATCTGCAAGACGTTCGAAGGAAAGCTCGGTAACGTAAGCGCCGCCGGAAGCCCCCTGTCGAGTGGCGAGGAAACCGGCATTCTCTAAATTCCTTATAGCCTCTCGCACGGTAACCCGGCTGACTTGGAACTGCTCCATCAACTCATGCTCTGAAGGCAGTTTGTCACCTGCTTTGAAATCACCGAGAAGAATGGATTGCTTTATCTGTTCGGTAACTTCATCGGAGACTCTCGTCTGTCTGATAGGTTTAAATTTCGGCATAGTTCTCCTCTGTGAACAGATGTACCAAAAAAAAAGGATTTTTCCAAGATTAATCATCATCATGGTGAATTATTGTTGACGTTATTTATTCACAAATGATAAACATCAGACAATTCGTCCTCGATACGCGTTCCCTCCGAGGTACACATGAACATTGCCAAGCATT
The sequence above is a segment of the Desulfomonile tiedjei DSM 6799 genome. Coding sequences within it:
- a CDS encoding FadR/GntR family transcriptional regulator → MPKFKPIRQTRVSDEVTEQIKQSILLGDFKAGDKLPSEHELMEQFQVSRVTVREAIRNLENAGFLATRQGASGGAYVTELSFERLADAFLDLFLVDKISMPELCQARQIIEPEVARVAAMKITPEYSKMLIAALEDEEKPVRTLFDDLETKTTVHTILVEICGNRFIEALVKSLMRVTRQVVATVHQSSESLHPAGMHRPIVEAVLAGKPDEAAEAMRLHAIEFGEIMIEMEKRFRQNMMPGFTVKIPGESSSSILNEKVK
- a CDS encoding 4Fe-4S dicluster domain-containing protein — protein: MSNGYSILVDTSKCTACRGCQVACKQWNQLPATKTTNWGSYQNPKDLSAETWKVVRFADGVNGNGKVYWHFFTDQCRHCLSPGCMAAVEKDEIVQDEKTGAVIFTPNTKDLDFKATLEGCPYNIPRQDPKNKQLFKCTMCFDRISNNQIPACVKSCPTGTMVFGERDKIVDMAKKRVQELKKDFPQAQALNVDDVRVIYVVKEDPKKYYQYAAGK
- a CDS encoding winged helix-turn-helix domain-containing protein, translating into MKSKVWIENTIGETVIGEGRFKILKAISETGSISKAALKVGQPFRRVWARVKDAETQSGIKLVETSNKGTTLTSEGEKLLRRYAELHRVCNRYANAKFRKLFPKNEYSRRRNVKRKRPA
- a CDS encoding formate dehydrogenase H subunit alpha, selenocysteine-containing, yielding MDYRFVQTTCPYCGCGCQMLLEVMDGRLIGTTPVKTAPMNQGKLCIKGWNAHQFVHSPDRLTTPLIRKNGKLEEASWEEAFDFTVSRLKEIKETYGGDSIGFFASARCTNEDNYVLQKFCRAGFGTNNIDHCARLUHAPTVAGLAAAFGSGAMTNSIPEIEDTDCLLVVGSNTTEAHPLISHRMYRAKLKGAKLIVVDPRKIQMSLQADMHVRLNFGTDVALFNGVMHAILANNWHNPSFVEERTEGFAELQEHLKKYTPEKASEICGVPPEDIMRIAEMYATAERSSICYTLGITEHSHGVDNVKTLANLAMLTGQIGRVSTGVNPMRGQNNVQGACDMGGLPNVYHGYQVVTDDAVRQKFEQAWQAKLSNRVGYTIPDMMDRLIDGSLKCLYILGENSVLSDPNTHHVTHALKSAEFLIVQDIFLTETAQLAHVVFPGACWAEKEGTFSNTERKFQRVRKAVENPEGSMADWKIICELGKRLGLSMDYESPSQIFDELASLAPSFAGMSHERLDKGGIQWPCPSPDHPGTQFLHQGKFTRGRGQFHVIDFRPPEELPDAEYPYLLTTGRRYAHYHTRTMTGRCSSLHKEFPEPFAQINHLDAERLGLRDGDVIRVTSRRGEIFTPVRPGDIVPEGAIFMDFHFAKANPNELLGTSLDPVSKTPDYKVCAVRIEKA
- a CDS encoding response regulator yields the protein MTSEILRGKRILAVDDEPDVLEMVREQLETCEVTTAGGYDEAKELLFEKTFDLALLDIMGVKGFDLLEHCTEKQLPAAMLTAHSITAESVNKAMSLGAISFLPKDELANLPEHVTDIFEGLLQGKSHWRRLFERLGPFFRDRLGLTWENIGKPRNPPYMY
- the fdnG gene encoding formate dehydrogenase-N subunit alpha; its protein translation is MDVTRREFLVISGALGAGAALSSLGLDLGATNAYAKELKIDKMKTAKRTTSICPYCSVGCGLIVSTDTKAGKIINIEGDPDHPVNGGSLCAKGASVYQTTAANPNRLTKVLYRAPYSDKWQEKSWDWAIAEIAKRAKKTRDAGFIEKNDKGQVVNRVENIAHLGSSNIDNEEVAVLNLMVRALGLVYIDHQARVUHSPTVAALGESFGRGAMTNHWVDLENSDCLLIMGSNAAENHPISMRWVMKAKEHGAKVISVDPRYTRTSAISDYYAALRSGTDIAFLGGMINYILEKNKYFKEYVENYTNASHIVGDKFDFNDGLFSGYNKETGKYDASNWALKRDDKGVAEKDPTLQNPRCVFQLLKKHYSRYTPEKVSEITGTPVEDLLKVYEMYSSTGTRDKAGSVLYALGWTHHTIGAQIIRTSAIVQLLLGNIGIAGGGINALRGQPNVQGSTDGCLLFHILPGYLKVPRGSQQTLEAYLKAYTPKTGEPQSANWWQNTPKYTVSLLKTFFGDKATKENDFGYAWLPKADDGKTYSWLDMCDVMYSGKINGMFIWSQNPAGSHPNVNKVVKALSNLDWLVHANIFNNETASFWHGPGLDPKKIKTEVFLLPAACSVEREGSLSNSGRVAQWRYKAVEPAGEAMPDGEMVYRLVRKLKELYKKEGGKCPEPILNLHWDYGDDKGRFDPHKTAKETNGYFVKDVTLKDPTGKDLNFKKGDLVPTFGLLQADGSTSCGNWLYCASYTNAGNMMARRGTEDPTGLGLYPNWAWCWPVNRRILYNRASCDPSGQPWNPKRVVVKWEGGKWVGDVPDGPWPPMSDKEKGKLPFIMKPDGVSSLFGPGMADGPFPEHYEPYENPLGKNPMSAQVSNPAIKIFKSDMDKVASADPNFPYVCSTNGITEHWCSGSFTRWQPWLLEMQPELYVEISPQLAGEIGIKNGDRVKVASIRGEVECVAMVTPRIRPFKIAGKTIHQVAMPYCFGWLMPKTDKNYATNLLTPAVGDANTMCPEYKAFMVNVKKV